The genomic segment cataaaaaatgaagaaaaattgcttaaattaaaaaacaaaaaaaagaaaccaaaaaaaaaaagctaaaggcattaaaaaaaattaaaaaaatgaagaaaaattgtttaaattaaaaaacaaaaaaaaagaaatgaaaaaaaaaacaattcagccTTTTACTGTAAATTGCTATAATGAAAGACTGAGCAATTTTAGTATATTTCCAACAGCCGGAAAGGATGATGAATTGATGATGGCTTCTAAACCCTTTTTTGGCTCAAAAATATGTTGACTCAGTGTGCCTTTTCCCTGGAATCAATTGATCtctgttgatgttttttttgatGTCAAAACTTTCATTTTTGTCATATATAGTTAATCTTTGAATTCCAGGGTCTTGACTCTTGATACTCCGGAGCCAATAATGATTATAGACGACAAAGTGAAGCTGGTATGGCTTGTGGTATCATGTATATATTTTGACGTAGCAAATTTTTGCCTTCATGTTGAGTTTGAAGGGCACTGCATGCCTGCATGTTCCAAGTATTTTCTCAGTTGGTTGACAAATTaagaacaaatataaatttggtTCTCTTCTTTTGGTTTCTCAGATTGGCAAGTATGAAGATACAATTGGTACATGCTTTGTTTTCTCAGAAAATGGTGAGCTCTTCTCTATTCGTCATCTTTGGTTTAAGGAACTAGACTGAGAAGCTGCTCTCCTTGCATCAAATTTTGATGGTGCTTCTCTCTTCGGTGCATGAGCTAGGACTCGGGGTCACCAAGTCAGCTTTGGCTTTCTGATTGCACCTAATTGTTTCTGGCAATGGTTCACCAAGATAATTGAATGATTCCTGTTTGTTACTGCAACTTTGTCAGCAAAAACGTGTCTTTGCAGAAGCTGCCCCCTTGGTTCAAGAAGAGACAGGACCATCAGAAGCGAGCCTTTTTGCAGGTAGATATATAATAGATCCAAACCAAGCTCCAACTAAGGAAGTGGAGCCAGTTGCACAACTTCAAAAGATCCTACAGTTTAGAATATTACTGGatgtaaaattatatcaatttaataacttaaattgtaatgtaaagttttaaaatataatttatattattatctaacacaATTCCTTAAaatattaccttgtgcttaatttttatcaaataaatgaaggTAATGAAATTCGAACTTGTGACCACTTGATAATCAAGGttctgatattatattaaaaaattatcacaattcaataatttaaattattagataaaattttaagatataatttatattattttttaacactaaGGATGTTGAAGATGCTGCAATGGCATCAGCAACCTGAATCTTGAATAGAGAAAGCCTGATACAACTTCGATGTTAATGATAGTAACCACCGATTCTTCTTAGGGAGGTAATTTCCAGTAGGTTTCTCCCATGTCCCAGGTAGTTGgcaattttattgaatttaacagacacacacacacgtatatAATGTAACACTCTGTTCATAATTTCCTGCGGAGAGGCTTTTCATTGTCCTCGTTTTCGACTCCTCAAAAATCAATCTTCCTGCAagtaattttgatattaataggTCTGCATCCAGCACTATACGTCAAGAAATCATGTTTTTCACCGAGGATTATAGCTGTTAGAAAGGCCAACATTACATTAGTTATGCCAGTGCAATGCTGTAGTTCCACAATTTAGACGGATATGTATGGATATAGTTGCATGGAAACAGAATCATGAGACCGATTAGATCTCATTCAAACTTTGATTGCTCCTCTGTTCTAGCTAAAGGGCGCCGAATTCCTCTCGCCAGAGTCTCGACACTTGTATCATATGTTTAGTCCTCGTTTCCAAAAACACTACGGCAACAAAGTTGACGATGCTGCCGTCAAATTTGTAATCAAGACAGAGGAAAGTGTTGTTACGGCAGAACATTACACTACGGCAACAAACGAGGACTGCCTATGCAATAATGCATGTGGCGGTGGCATATCTTAGATTATCTGCCAATTGGAGTTAAAGGCAAGATTATTCCTCGAGGAAACATTAACAAAGTGATGAAAACTTGAGCAATATGGGAAGAATTTTATGGAGCTAAATTGGAATTGTACGTGATTATTAAAAGATTGCATAAAATTAGGACTCCTTTGCATGCATCTAACCACTCCCACATGCAGTATCCATTTACGGTACAATTAAATGCATaactcaaatttgtttttaaattaagttttaatttaatttttaacaatgaTTAATAAAGAACTAGAACTAAAAAGGAACGGGGTTTTACTGTATCACTCatcacaaaatattattcattgtggtttttctttttttatttggtttttttattttacaatcaatgtttttttattttaatttcatcctcaagcTTTAGATTTATTGGGGattggatttcataatttttttaatttaatttttatgaaattattttttatatcagcaaattaaaataatctgaaaatatcattgttagagaataatacaaatcatatcttgagacctcatctaacagcttaaactattaaGGCAAGATAGTTCTTTAATATGATATCATAACTGTAATGACCAAGTAGTCAcaagtttgaatctcatcacctctatttatttgataaaaattaaacacaacgTGATATGAgtctgtacaagtttcaagttcaaagaacTTTCATTTGAAGGggtatattagagaataatataaatcatatcttaagacTTTtttacctaacagtttaagttgTGACTTTTttgacaactaaaaaaatattaatttgaagcaaataaaaattttaattttttttataaacactttccaaatataaaaacaaacatgtctTGATATCTATCCATGAAAATACTAGTATTTTATGGTCTTGCCAATTGATGTagtatagaataataaaaagatataaatatcaaagccaaatattttcttatataatggTTAGGCAAAGATAATACTCAAATCATATatgtttaagtattttttaaaaatattttttaattgaaaatatatcaaaataatattttttaattaaatattataaattaaatttatgctATCTTGATAAATACCAAAATCCATTTATAGAGAGATTTGGACATCTTACTGATCAAGAGTATCAAAAGTAATTAAATGAGAGACTGTTCTAGTGCAATCCTCAGAAGTCATAATTAATATTctcaaatatcatcaatattctTTCATATGGCTCCCACAATTGCTGATGTGCTATCTAACACCTCAACATATTATTCATTACAACCTGATCGACCGAAAGAGGAGATGATCATACACagacattaatattaatttttcagatTTAATTGGTGGGCGGGATAAAAATAGTGGTCTTCTGCATATTGGACTTGAAAAATTCCTCAAACTCTGGAGTCACGCTTAGAGCAACTTGTGAAACTATTGGAGATAAAGCATTCCACACTGATTTCTTGCTCGAAAACTGTTCAACGCCGGGGCTgccaagagaaagaaagaaaaaaaaaacattaacaataattCAAACTCTTCAAGAATCTTACTGGGATTGAATTATAAACATGTATGAAAATACTGGGATTCAATATGAGGTTTTTAAAACCAATATATCAATTTAGTTTTCTAATAGAAATTGCAATATATACCTTGTACCAGGGAGAATGGAAACAAACTCCATTCCTTCACTGTCAGCAATCTGAGCAACCACGAAGAATCTTGGCACAACAAGTAATTGACCAGCCTGTATTTTGGTGTCCAGGACACGCTTACCACCAATCCCCACAACCTGGACGCGGCCGGTGCCCCTGGcaacataaaaaacttgaaatgtgCCGTCGGCGGTGTATGATGGCGAGTACATGGCATTAGCTTCCAATTTCACATGGTTAACACTTAGGCCTGCTTCTTCAAGAAAAGGAAATCTAGCTGCTGTCAATGCCTTAAACACACCACCCCCTCTGACATCAACGTCAGCCAAAGCAGCATCAATGTTGTACAccattttttcaacaatttccgTGTTAGGGTGGGGCATGCTTATTCCAGGCTCTAGCTTAATGAGCAAAATCCCAGTCTGGCTTTTAGCAAGCTTGTTCGCTTCCTTTTCGTTCATCTTATAAGCTCTGCTAATGAATTCTGTCGAGAACCCTCCCATGATACCTTGGCCTCCACTCAAGAAGAAGTAGGTGAATTCGCCAGGGATGTGTGCCTTGGAAGTTTGCCCTAAGAAAACTACAACGACTTCTTCTGAGTGATCTCCATTGTTGTACCACCAAGACAATGCTCCAAGAGGCAACGGTATCACGTCTCCTTTCTTGAGTCTTAACACCACCTCTTCTGACGAGTTTGGGAGCACCATTCCCACTATTCCATCACTACCTACAGGAGACCAAGATTATACATGtcaataattgaataaaaacaatgaagacTTTTACTCAGATTATATTACattgtaatattaattaattctaattaaaaataataaaatgaatagaTTAGAGATCGTgattatttaataacaatattctAATACTatactaaataattatttaatttaaaatcgtTAGATAAGATCGCATGatctaatttatatatattatatattaaaatatattttttcctcttGGCTAGTTGTGTTATTGTATTCTGATCAAAGCTCAAATAATTCAATTCTACAGTTTTTTACTGCAGACACGCGTGCCAGAAAAACTTTTACCGGACCCACTTAATTTAACCATCACCaaccataataaataaaagaaaaaatatctaatgATTTGTaagaaagaggaggaggaggaggaggaggagagaatTGATGAATTGGTACATCTACCTTGCAGAACATAGCCAAGTTTAGAGGAATCGGCATAATGGGGAAGAGCAAAACCACGAGGCTGAAGGACAAGTCTTCCTGCACCAACCTTTTCCTCTGCTAGCAACGGAAACTCAGAACTTGACCAGCTGTGGTAAGATCCAGCTTCTCCATCAAATAACTGTTGGGCTAACCTCGGAGATAAGTCGAAATCCATGGATGCCATTTGTGTTGAGTAACTTTCTTGAACAAGTGCTtcatatcaaacaaaaaaaaaaaaaattaaagatcgAGTAATTAGCATTATTAACTGAAACTAAAAGGACCGGAGACTTTAACGATCAGGGTTTCCTTGGAATGATAATATTGATtacagtttaaaatattttttatttaatattatttttttattttttaaaaataaattatatattagtgtattaaaacaatttaaaaatactaaaatatattaattaaaaaaaatctcaaaaattttCATAGCACAAGTTGATGATTCGTGTTTCCGAACATGACTTCAATACTGTTTTACAACTTGATCTAGCTACTGCTACGACAACTTGATAATCTTTCTAGCGACTCACTGTATATGTTCATTAatcatatttaagaaaatatatttatatattatataaaatcaagTGTGATTTTTGCAATTTTTCTGAAAGTCAACATGTTCACTTTCAACTCATATGtatatgcttttttatttataacagtataaattaaaaatatttttttattattaaaaattatttttatatcaacatatcaataaaaatattaaaaattattaatttaaagaaaaaaatttaattttttaaaaaatatttttaaaatataaaaacaattatatatacacacaccagGCGTGACAGAAAATAGGGGTGTGCATGTCAAATGCATGGTTGTACGTAGATATTACTTGTACGACACGATAAGAGATGTGGATTCGATGGCGACGGAGGATATGTTTCCATGGAAATAAGCTTCTGGTCAGATTGAAAAAACGTATAACCCCGGGCCATGTACCTCGTACTACTTTTCAAGCACAAGAAAACCttgttttcttaataaaaacaccaaaaattacaatttttccaTTGTTACATTACAGAAATCGAGAGAATTtacaattatatcattttaatttaaaaacaggACTGCCTTACTTGGTGTCCTCCGGGCAGCAACCACGATGAAtagtgaaaaaagaagagaagaacacGCAGATTTAAGGATCACACAAACATTAGCTTAAAAATAGCACTGCCGAGCCATAATTAAGAGTTAAAACCAAGAAAGGAAAGGGGCCATACCGAATGCAGGGGATGAGAAATTCAGCTGCTAAACTTACAGAGGGATATTGAGTTGTGAGAGAAGGAGGAGACGATCCCTTCTTTTATACAGAAATGAAGCCCTCGAGGAGGGGCAGGCAACGGCTCTTATCTTGAAAGCCACGTGGCATGCCAAAGCTATTTCCACGTGCCTCCTTTGAAAACCACAGTCATCcatgtcgcaccctcgcgagcggagcgcggcgaccatcgattgatttcgggatctttgtttgtttattgtggataaagggagtcgccacctagtattatggtcactaggaaacctaactggtctttcagagattctaaggcaagggactggttgcgtaaagggaaggtattaacacccctagtacgccctacctaaggtaagctgcttggtgttaatttggtttgtcttataattgctatggtgttggtgttttttaatcccatcaattttcctaggtttgattcaaactaaatttattaagatagaaatccaaggagattccatgtgctttaaaagctcatttttcccttagtatttcatactcttacggctcgtaaaccgcggagtaaaaaaaaattgaaatgtcctcgattacaatcaaggcttctttcaaggatgtgtaatgacttattattcctagaaaaatattttggatactaaccactttgggtttctttatccaaacattaacagcgaataataacaaattattcccaataatattttggatattcatccatttggggtttctttatccaaacattaacggtgaataataacaagttattcccaataatattttggatattcatccctttggggtttctttatccaaacattaacggtgaataataacaagttattcccaataatattttggatattcatccctttggggtttctttatccaaacattaacggtgaataatagattaattccccccaaaaataagatttttatattttttggaatattggtcaataccctttggagttttacaaatatgttgtaaaatccagaaatgcaagaaaataattttttgttgtgtttaagaaatccatgcgaaaacacattttcgaaacttccaatattttttatataaaaagaacgttcaaaacatgttagagtattggccgtatgcaacacacaaaaaaacattttttgtattcGGTCCAAATCACAAGCATCGCAATTTAACGCAAACATTAcgataaaaaatagcaagccatcatatatattataagatttgcaaaaaaacttaa from the Populus nigra chromosome 1, ddPopNigr1.1, whole genome shotgun sequence genome contains:
- the LOC133680487 gene encoding legumin B-like translates to MASMDFDLSPRLAQQLFDGEAGSYHSWSSSEFPLLAEEKVGAGRLVLQPRGFALPHYADSSKLGYVLQGSDGIVGMVLPNSSEEVVLRLKKGDVIPLPLGALSWWYNNGDHSEEVVVVFLGQTSKAHIPGEFTYFFLSGGQGIMGGFSTEFISRAYKMNEKEANKLAKSQTGILLIKLEPGISMPHPNTEIVEKMVYNIDAALADVDVRGGGVFKALTAARFPFLEEAGLSVNHVKLEANAMYSPSYTADGTFQVFYVARGTGRVQVVGIGGKRVLDTKIQAGQLLVVPRFFVVAQIADSEGMEFVSILPGTSPGVEQFSSKKSVWNALSPIVSQVALSVTPEFEEFFKSNMQKTTIFIPPTN